The following proteins come from a genomic window of Nostoc sp. KVJ3:
- a CDS encoding SCP2 sterol-binding domain-containing protein: MAKFDNHPTVRWWREQSTNNPKTSTVALNSDSLRTLCLDAGADDVGFVEIYRPAIADQHAEILTVFPPTKTLISFVCCMNRENVRTPARSIANLEFHANYDHADEVARNLVKAFAQIGVRALNPSVAFPMEMDRYPDKKAWVISHKPVAVEAGLGHIGIHRNVIHPKFGNFIALGTVLIDTEVTEYAHPIDYNPCIECKLCVAACPVGAIGADGSFSFSACYTHNYREFMGGFTDWTETIADSKSASDYRKKVTASESASMWQSLSFKPNYKAAYCIAACPAGEDVIAPFLSDRKAFIKDVVKPLQDKTETIYVVPGSDAENYVAKHFPNKTVKLVSSGIRPQSIQGFLFGLPLLFQRNRSEGLSAIYHFTFTGSESRRATVTIQNKMVRVQEGHLGKADISVTADSKTWLGFLGKEQNLIWALLRCKIRVSGSLKLLQAFGKCFPA, from the coding sequence ATGGCTAAATTTGATAACCATCCTACCGTGAGATGGTGGCGTGAGCAGTCTACAAACAACCCAAAAACAAGCACAGTCGCTTTGAATTCTGATTCACTCCGAACACTTTGTTTGGATGCGGGTGCTGATGATGTAGGATTTGTGGAAATTTATCGACCCGCGATCGCCGACCAACATGCCGAAATTCTGACAGTATTTCCACCCACCAAAACATTGATTAGCTTTGTCTGCTGCATGAATCGGGAAAACGTTCGCACTCCAGCACGATCAATCGCTAATCTGGAATTTCATGCCAATTACGACCATGCAGATGAAGTAGCTCGAAACCTCGTCAAAGCATTCGCGCAAATTGGTGTCCGAGCCTTGAATCCGTCAGTGGCATTCCCAATGGAAATGGATCGTTATCCAGACAAAAAAGCCTGGGTTATATCTCATAAACCTGTGGCTGTTGAAGCAGGATTAGGACACATAGGAATTCATCGAAATGTGATTCATCCCAAGTTTGGTAATTTCATTGCCCTCGGTACAGTTTTAATCGATACAGAAGTAACGGAGTACGCCCACCCGATCGATTACAATCCCTGCATTGAGTGTAAATTGTGTGTTGCGGCTTGTCCTGTAGGCGCAATCGGGGCTGATGGTAGTTTTAGCTTTTCAGCTTGTTACACTCATAATTACCGCGAGTTCATGGGCGGATTCACAGATTGGACAGAGACGATCGCTGACAGCAAAAGTGCTAGTGATTATCGAAAAAAAGTCACTGCTTCTGAATCAGCCTCAATGTGGCAAAGCTTGTCTTTCAAGCCGAACTACAAAGCAGCCTACTGTATTGCGGCATGTCCGGCGGGAGAGGATGTAATTGCCCCATTCTTGAGCGATCGCAAAGCATTTATTAAAGATGTGGTCAAGCCATTGCAGGACAAAACCGAAACCATCTATGTGGTGCCGGGATCGGATGCCGAAAACTATGTTGCCAAACATTTTCCCAATAAAACGGTGAAGCTTGTGAGCAGTGGCATTCGTCCTCAATCGATTCAAGGATTTCTCTTTGGATTACCATTGTTATTTCAACGCAATCGGTCGGAGGGATTGAGTGCAATTTACCATTTCACATTCACTGGTTCTGAGTCTCGTCGTGCAACAGTGACGATTCAAAATAAAATGGTACGAGTTCAAGAAGGACATCTTGGGAAAGCAGATATTTCTGTCACGGCAGATAGCAAAACTTGGCTGGGTTTTCTTGGCAAGGAACAAAACCTAATTTGGGCATTGCTGCGGTGTAAAATTCGGGTTAGTGGTTCTCTTAAACTACTTCAGGCATTTGGTAAATGTTTTCCTGCCTGA
- the ybaK gene encoding Cys-tRNA(Pro) deacylase: MKTNAARLLDKLGISYQILSYEVNPDDLAAESTAHKVGLPPEQVFKTLVVRGDTTGIYFAVVPGNAHLDLKALARISGNRKVETVALKEVQPLTGYIRGGVTALASKKDYPVYLDETATLFEQITVSGGMRGMLLLLSPDDYLRAVNGTLGAIVQN; this comes from the coding sequence ATGAAAACCAATGCCGCTCGACTACTGGATAAACTAGGTATTTCCTACCAAATCCTGAGCTATGAAGTTAACCCTGACGATCTGGCTGCTGAAAGTACAGCACACAAAGTTGGTCTTCCGCCAGAGCAAGTTTTTAAGACTCTAGTAGTCAGAGGTGACACAACAGGTATCTATTTTGCTGTTGTGCCAGGAAATGCTCACTTAGATTTAAAAGCCTTGGCGCGAATTTCGGGAAACCGCAAGGTTGAGACAGTTGCCCTGAAGGAAGTCCAGCCACTAACAGGATACATCCGTGGCGGTGTGACAGCTTTAGCTAGCAAAAAAGACTATCCCGTTTACCTTGATGAAACTGCAACTCTATTTGAGCAGATTACTGTTTCTGGTGGAATGCGAGGTATGTTGCTTCTGCTATCGCCAGATGATTATTTACGTGCCGTCAATGGCACTTTGGGAGCAATTGTACAAAATTAG
- a CDS encoding IS630 family transposase (programmed frameshift) — translation MAKKYIVDLNEDEVSQLQAIIKKGKHKARTITRANILLMATDRERDQAIASIVRAHVATVQRIREKFVIGGLDFALKDEVHPPKPKKLDEKQEAFLIATACSKPPEGRVRWTMQLLADHLVNLGIIDSISDETIRQTLKKNEIKPWLKEQWCIPEVNAEYVFRMEDVLDLYNEPYDPKRPVVCFDERPYQLVEEVRLPLPPEPEQPERYDFEYKRNGTVNLFACFQPLAGWRHIEVTERRTKADFALQMKKLVDIDYQDADIIRLVVDNLNIHTPSALYEVFPPEEARRIIQKLEFHYTPKHASWLNQVEIELSVLSRQCLERRIPNAETLTSEIAAWEKQRNQQKASVYWGFQTKDARRKMQRLYPDLT, via the exons ATGGCCAAAAAGTACATTGTTGACTTGAATGAAGATGAAGTTTCTCAGCTACAGGCAATAATTAAAAAAGGTAAGCACAAAGCAAGAACTATAACCCGTGCAAACATTCTTCTGATGGCAACTGATAGAGAAAGGGATCAAGCGATCGCTAGCATAGTTAGAGCGCATGTTGCAACAGTGCAACGAATACGAGAAAAATTTGTCATTGGTGGGTTAGATTTTGCTTTAAAGGATGAAGTTCATCCACCAAAACCTAAAAAATTAGATGAAAAGCAAGAAGCATTTTTGATTGCAACGGCTTGTTCTAAGCCGCCAGAAGGGAGAGTGCGTTGGACAATGCAATTATTAGCGGATCACTTAGTAAACCTTGGGATAATAGATTCAATTTCCGACGAAACAATACGTCAAACTCTAAAAAAAA ACGAAATTAAACCGTGGTTAAAAGAACAGTGGTGTATTCCCGAAGTTAACGCAGAGTATGTATTCAGAATGGAGGATGTGTTGGATTTATATAATGAGCCTTATGATCCTAAACGCCCTGTAGTCTGCTTTGATGAACGTCCCTACCAATTAGTAGAAGAAGTAAGACTTCCTTTACCACCAGAGCCGGAGCAGCCTGAACGTTATGATTTCGAGTATAAGCGTAACGGGACAGTCAATTTATTTGCATGTTTTCAACCCTTGGCTGGATGGCGGCATATCGAAGTTACAGAACGTCGAACTAAAGCCGATTTTGCTCTTCAAATGAAAAAGTTAGTAGATATTGATTATCAAGATGCTGATATTATTCGTTTAGTAGTTGATAACCTAAATATTCATACTCCCAGCGCGTTATATGAAGTTTTTCCACCAGAAGAAGCACGTCGAATTATTCAAAAATTAGAGTTTCACTATACTCCTAAACACGCTTCTTGGTTAAATCAAGTAGAAATTGAATTATCTGTTTTATCTCGCCAATGTTTAGAACGGCGTATTCCTAATGCAGAAACATTAACTTCTGAGATTGCTGCTTGGGAGAAACAACGTAATCAACAAAAAGCCAGTGTCTATTGGGGTTTCCAAACCAAAGATGCTCGTCGAAAAATGCAGCGTTTATACCCGGATTTAACTTAG
- a CDS encoding double zinc ribbon domain-containing protein has translation MDTLKTPMPQEPIGDYIKRLRVELKMSQNQLAHQAGIHLHTYGKIERGITTRLNHKTRRGLARALSIPIEYLEGICSDEEIQQPFTSIKFCPQCWTPGTPTEPIWNDIRSLYCFMCGFELVAHCLKCGKSVTTFKHSYCPYCGFYYKNTIVEIGSNREHALRKNSRTKKK, from the coding sequence ATGGATACTTTGAAGACACCCATGCCACAGGAACCGATTGGCGACTACATTAAGCGGTTGCGTGTGGAATTAAAGATGAGTCAAAATCAGCTAGCTCATCAGGCTGGTATTCACCTGCATACATACGGAAAAATAGAACGGGGGATCACGACGAGATTAAATCACAAAACCCGTCGGGGGCTAGCTAGGGCTTTATCGATACCAATTGAGTACTTAGAAGGAATTTGTAGCGATGAGGAAATACAGCAACCATTTACCAGCATTAAATTTTGTCCCCAATGCTGGACTCCAGGGACACCCACAGAACCGATTTGGAACGATATCAGGTCATTGTACTGCTTTATGTGCGGGTTTGAGCTTGTTGCCCACTGTCTCAAATGTGGTAAATCAGTGACAACTTTCAAGCATTCCTACTGTCCTTATTGCGGCTTTTATTACAAAAATACGATTGTTGAAATTGGTAGTAACAGAGAGCATGCTTTGAGAAAAAACTCTCGAACCAAGAAAAAGTGA
- a CDS encoding MarR family winged helix-turn-helix transcriptional regulator gives MTQHFDEVLRPSGLLVTQFTILAAVAIAKSATVNELAKMLVMDRTTLTRNLKPLEREGWLKSEPGQDQRTRIIALTEAGEAVLAKALPLWKQAQSMVETALGQQRWNTLLAHLVEATALLR, from the coding sequence ATGACACAACACTTTGACGAAGTACTCAGGCCAAGCGGATTGCTAGTGACTCAGTTCACCATTCTGGCTGCTGTAGCGATCGCAAAATCAGCCACGGTCAACGAGTTAGCCAAGATGTTAGTGATGGATCGCACGACCTTAACCAGGAATCTCAAGCCCCTTGAACGCGAAGGATGGTTAAAATCCGAACCTGGGCAAGACCAGCGAACTCGTATCATTGCCTTGACCGAAGCCGGAGAAGCTGTCTTAGCGAAAGCTTTACCATTGTGGAAACAGGCTCAAAGCATGGTTGAGACAGCACTTGGACAGCAACGATGGAACACTTTGTTGGCGCATTTAGTGGAAGCAACAGCACTCTTGCGTTAA
- a CDS encoding transposase domain-containing protein, with product MQLKDFSFIAPTVEAELILRAIETVISPEKIVQSLAQTGSVEERKRKLPSQLTVCLVIAMSLWASDSMGTVLKNLVQGLNRQWTRLGQYWKAPSSSSISEARQRLGCRVMSQLFEKIVRPLGTPQTPGAFLGGLRVMAVDGTVLDVPDSTANARVFGYPGSRKGTSSLPR from the coding sequence GTGCAGCTAAAAGATTTCTCTTTCATCGCTCCAACAGTTGAAGCAGAGTTGATATTGAGAGCAATAGAAACGGTGATTTCGCCGGAGAAAATTGTACAAAGTTTGGCGCAGACAGGCAGTGTTGAAGAACGTAAGCGAAAATTGCCATCGCAACTGACAGTTTGTTTAGTAATAGCGATGAGTTTGTGGGCATCGGATTCAATGGGAACCGTCTTGAAGAATTTAGTTCAGGGATTAAATAGGCAATGGACAAGATTGGGACAGTATTGGAAAGCACCAAGTAGTTCTTCAATCAGCGAAGCGAGGCAGAGATTAGGATGTCGGGTAATGAGCCAGCTATTTGAAAAAATAGTCCGGCCATTAGGGACACCACAAACGCCAGGGGCATTTTTAGGAGGACTGCGAGTCATGGCAGTAGACGGTACGGTTTTGGATGTGCCAGATAGTACTGCCAATGCCAGAGTATTTGGATATCCAGGGAGTAGAAAGGGAACTAGTAGTCTGCCAAGGTAA
- a CDS encoding glutathione S-transferase N-terminal domain-containing protein, protein MKLYSVPISPFAARVRLSIYRKGLNIEIVPPPEGGIKSDAYLALNRMALS, encoded by the coding sequence ATGAAACTTTATAGTGTTCCTATTTCACCCTTTGCCGCCCGCGTGCGGTTGTCCATCTATCGCAAAGGTCTAAACATTGAAATTGTGCCACCGCCAGAAGGAGGCATTAAAAGTGATGCCTATTTAGCTCTGAACCGAATGGCACTAAGTTAA
- a CDS encoding tyrosine-type recombinase/integrase, whose protein sequence is MTVTLATVITEFLSRPDLAKSTRRTYELVLKPILGEYGIWEIEIIGKQTLIEYLRSLDDCSYTTHRKYQAILQSLFNFAVEQGYIKFNPINGLKQRQPNPDRGEHKTDSVVRYLTPEQLNILYYSVKSDLRMNAIVHLLHRSGCRISELLALNIDDVNQDLYKFQVLGKGNKRRCCYFSDGAAEALSKFILYERHNTVDALFTAQQPVTKVVSRISYRTVHEYWRELISIYPELVGVRIHDLRHTFATERVGLMGIEELRALMGHENIQTTLRYQKVTSARAEEVARQALKSLT, encoded by the coding sequence TTGACTGTTACTTTAGCCACTGTTATTACTGAGTTTTTGTCACGCCCGGATTTAGCTAAAAGTACCAGACGTACTTATGAATTGGTGTTGAAACCAATACTTGGAGAATACGGTATTTGGGAGATTGAGATTATCGGTAAGCAGACTTTAATTGAGTATTTAAGAAGTTTGGATGATTGCAGCTATACAACTCATCGCAAGTACCAAGCAATACTACAAAGTTTGTTTAATTTCGCTGTGGAGCAAGGTTATATTAAGTTTAATCCCATTAATGGTTTAAAACAGCGTCAACCAAATCCTGATAGGGGAGAACATAAAACTGATTCTGTAGTAAGATATTTAACACCTGAACAGTTAAATATCCTTTATTATTCTGTTAAATCTGACCTACGTATGAATGCTATAGTGCATCTTCTACATCGCTCAGGTTGCCGTATATCAGAGCTTTTAGCGTTAAATATAGATGATGTTAACCAAGACTTATATAAATTTCAAGTACTTGGTAAAGGTAACAAACGGCGTTGTTGTTATTTTAGTGATGGGGCTGCCGAGGCATTAAGTAAATTTATCTTATATGAGCGCCACAATACCGTAGATGCACTCTTCACAGCACAACAGCCAGTGACTAAAGTTGTTAGTAGAATTAGCTATCGCACTGTGCATGAATATTGGCGAGAGTTAATAAGTATATATCCGGAGCTAGTCGGAGTCAGAATCCACGATTTACGGCATACTTTTGCTACTGAGCGTGTTGGGCTAATGGGTATTGAGGAATTGCGGGCACTGATGGGGCATGAGAATATTCAAACAACTCTACGTTACCAAAAAGTTACGTCTGCTAGGGCGGAAGAAGTTGCACGTCAGGCTTTAAAAAGTTTAACTTAA
- a CDS encoding Tn3 family transposase: MTSIERTAYPRFKRQFTTKELTEIYTPTKSEIAFAYNTTKGESNILSLLVILKSFQRLGYFPSIADIPLKIINHIRSHLKFALDIVLGYENNKTMYRHRTAIREYLQVKSFNQTALHLAVSAVNESAQVMDNPADLMNVAIAELIKNRYELPGFNTLNRLVRRVRNVVNQNLFNLVLSRLSNDYQQRLLDLLDNHPVEYRSLYNNLKQLPKRPTRNHLNDLIVHSIWLDSLGDIKPLLADMTAAKIQHFAAEARVLDASEIKEFNLPKRITLILCLIYSASVMTRDNLVEMFLKKMQLIHNHAKRELELIKQRYQSTVEKLLGVFTNVLQVLVDEPPEVQTVDPVERVNQVLIPSGGAEQLLTECEAINAYKGNNYFPLLWQFYKSHRSTFFRLLGALKFSSTTNEQSVVEALNFILENQSRRGQFFNNTIDLDFASPQWQKLLFVEQGNKTKIVRRHLEVCVFSYLMAELRSGDICVKGSENYADHREQLLPWSECLPLIDQYCGDLGFASDAVGNVYELKSLLTDTAFKVDAGYPDNRQLVINDLGEPVLKKSPRHDLSPSAKTLLEAVEQRFGERNLIDILRNVDYWTNFTRHFGPMSGSDPKLERATERYLLTSFTYGCNLGPTQAARHMRGIVTSKEISFVNRRHVSVDKLNAALVDIINRYNVLKLPSIWGDGTTAAADGTKYELYEENLLSEYHIRYGGYGGIAYHHVSDTYVALFSHFISCGTWEAVYIIEGLLKNLSDIQPHTIHADTQGQSTPVFALSHMLGIKLMPRIRNWKDLNFFRPDNDTVYKHIDSLFKDAIDWEKIQTHWQDILQVVLSIQTGKISSAVLLRKLGNYSRKNRLYQAFQELGRVIRTVFLLQYISDMKLRQQITAATNIVESYNGFSKWFFFGGFGVIANNDPIEQEKIVKYNDLVANAVIFHNVVDLTEVLRDFLKAGYLITREDVAALSPYMTSHIKRFGDYLIDMETVPNLLDDDKLLVLA, encoded by the coding sequence GTGACATCAATTGAACGTACCGCTTATCCTAGATTCAAACGCCAATTTACCACCAAAGAACTTACTGAGATTTATACTCCAACTAAATCCGAAATTGCTTTCGCTTACAATACGACGAAAGGTGAAAGTAATATTTTGAGTCTGCTCGTCATTTTAAAATCATTCCAAAGACTGGGTTACTTTCCATCGATTGCAGATATCCCACTGAAAATTATTAACCATATTCGCAGTCATTTAAAATTTGCTCTTGATATTGTTTTAGGTTATGAAAATAACAAAACAATGTACCGACATCGAACAGCTATCCGCGAATATCTTCAAGTTAAATCTTTTAATCAGACTGCGCTGCATTTAGCGGTATCTGCGGTGAATGAATCAGCCCAGGTGATGGATAATCCTGCTGATTTAATGAATGTGGCAATTGCCGAACTAATTAAAAATAGATATGAATTACCAGGATTTAACACATTAAATAGATTAGTACGCCGAGTTAGGAATGTAGTCAATCAAAACCTATTCAATTTGGTACTTAGTCGCCTAAGTAATGATTATCAACAACGTCTACTCGACCTTTTAGATAATCATCCAGTCGAATATAGAAGTCTTTACAATAATCTCAAGCAACTTCCTAAACGCCCAACCCGCAATCATCTCAATGATTTAATTGTACATTCAATCTGGCTTGATTCTTTGGGAGATATTAAACCACTCCTTGCTGATATGACAGCAGCTAAGATTCAACACTTTGCTGCTGAAGCGAGAGTATTAGATGCGAGTGAAATCAAAGAGTTTAATTTGCCAAAACGAATTACTCTAATATTATGCCTGATTTACTCGGCAAGCGTGATGACGCGAGATAATTTGGTCGAGATGTTTCTCAAAAAAATGCAGTTAATTCATAATCATGCCAAAAGAGAATTAGAACTTATCAAACAAAGATATCAATCAACGGTTGAGAAGTTACTGGGGGTTTTCACTAATGTTCTACAAGTATTGGTTGATGAACCGCCAGAAGTTCAGACTGTCGATCCGGTCGAGCGAGTTAATCAAGTACTCATTCCATCCGGTGGTGCTGAACAACTATTAACTGAATGTGAGGCGATAAATGCCTATAAGGGAAATAATTATTTTCCCCTATTGTGGCAATTTTATAAAAGTCATCGCAGTACTTTCTTTCGGTTGCTAGGTGCTTTGAAGTTTTCATCCACTACCAACGAACAAAGTGTAGTTGAGGCATTAAATTTTATTTTAGAAAATCAGTCACGGCGGGGTCAATTCTTCAATAATACTATTGATTTAGATTTTGCTTCTCCTCAATGGCAGAAACTTTTATTCGTCGAACAAGGAAACAAAACTAAAATTGTGCGTCGCCATCTGGAAGTTTGTGTTTTTTCTTACTTAATGGCTGAATTGAGGTCGGGGGATATTTGCGTCAAGGGAAGTGAGAATTACGCTGACCACCGAGAACAGTTGTTGCCTTGGTCAGAATGTTTACCACTGATTGACCAGTATTGTGGAGATTTGGGTTTTGCTAGTGATGCGGTTGGTAATGTTTACGAACTCAAGTCTTTGTTGACTGATACGGCTTTTAAAGTGGATGCTGGTTATCCAGATAATCGTCAACTTGTGATTAATGATTTGGGTGAACCTGTATTAAAAAAATCTCCACGTCATGATTTGAGTCCATCAGCTAAGACTTTACTTGAGGCTGTGGAACAAAGGTTTGGTGAACGTAATTTGATTGATATTCTGCGGAATGTCGATTATTGGACTAATTTTACACGCCATTTTGGGCCGATGAGCGGCAGCGATCCGAAATTAGAACGGGCGACAGAACGTTATTTGTTGACTAGTTTCACCTATGGTTGTAATTTGGGGCCGACTCAAGCTGCAAGACACATGCGGGGTATTGTCACAAGTAAGGAAATATCGTTTGTTAATCGGCGTCATGTGAGTGTGGATAAATTGAATGCAGCCCTTGTGGATATTATTAATCGCTACAATGTTTTAAAGCTTCCGAGCATTTGGGGTGATGGGACAACTGCGGCGGCTGATGGGACTAAGTACGAACTCTACGAAGAAAATTTACTCTCTGAGTATCATATCCGCTATGGTGGCTACGGAGGCATTGCTTACCACCATGTTTCTGATACCTATGTGGCGCTATTTAGTCATTTTATTTCCTGCGGAACCTGGGAGGCTGTTTATATTATTGAGGGTTTGTTAAAAAATCTTTCTGATATTCAGCCTCATACGATTCACGCAGATACTCAAGGGCAATCAACGCCTGTGTTTGCATTATCACATATGTTGGGGATTAAGTTAATGCCCCGGATTCGGAATTGGAAAGATTTAAATTTCTTCCGCCCAGATAATGATACGGTTTACAAGCATATTGATTCTTTGTTCAAGGATGCGATTGATTGGGAGAAAATTCAAACCCATTGGCAAGATATTTTACAGGTTGTGCTGTCGATTCAAACTGGCAAGATTTCGAGTGCGGTGCTGTTACGAAAACTGGGAAACTATAGTCGTAAAAACAGATTATACCAAGCTTTTCAGGAGTTAGGACGGGTAATCAGGACGGTATTTCTGTTGCAATATATTTCGGATATGAAGTTACGACAACAGATTACTGCGGCAACGAATATTGTTGAGTCTTATAACGGTTTCTCAAAGTGGTTTTTCTTCGGTGGTTTTGGAGTTATTGCTAATAATGACCCAATTGAGCAGGAGAAGATTGTTAAATATAATGATTTGGTTGCTAATGCTGTGATCTTCCACAATGTTGTAGATTTGACTGAGGTTTTGCGTGATTTCCTGAAAGCTGGTTATTTGATTACTCGTGAAGATGTGGCGGCGTTGAGTCCTTATATGACGAGTCATATCAAGCGTTTCGGCGATTACTTGATTGATATGGAGACTGTACCGAATTTGTTGGATGATGACAAGCTCTTAGTTTTGGCTTGA